Proteins encoded in a region of the Panicum hallii strain FIL2 chromosome 3, PHallii_v3.1, whole genome shotgun sequence genome:
- the LOC112885362 gene encoding uncharacterized protein LOC112885362, producing MELRQRAGATEWRRSGETVASPSLAAKAVQARASRLSVSSFAASIKPPPFDGSNYKRWQERLILWLTLSRVIHVKEGKPEQFSPEDESAFDEADILFRGLIISVLGDNLVDSYIRLPTGKALWDALEAQYGVSDAGSELYIMEQFLEYRMVEDRSVVEQAHEIHTLAKDLKNCSKESPCVLPNKFVAGGIISKLPPSWRDFATSLKYKRQEFTIDGFIGTLDVEEKARAKDIHGKGIVGASSANLVQKNNSHKNKKKPPQNQPKTKKTTTFKKKKKTGACYVCASTDHFAAKCPNRKGNDSANMVISEPGGTSGYDRRDFLLADGERITCACS from the exons ATGGAGCTTCGGCAGCGGGCGGGGGCGACGGAGTGGCGGCGGAGCGGTGAGACGGTGGCGTCCCCAAGCTTGGCGGCGAAGGCGGTGCAGGCTAGGGCTTCGAG GCTTTCGGTATCTAGCTTTGCTGCATCAATCAAACCACCACCTTTTGATGGTTCAAATTACAAACGTTGGCAAGAACGGCTTATACTGTGGTTAACACTGTCGAGAGTGATTCATGTGAAAGAGGGTAAGCCTGAACAATTCTCTCCAGAGGATGAGAGTGCGTTCGATGAGGCTGATATCCTCTTTCGAGGCTTGATCATTAGTGTTCTCGGTGATAACCTGGTGGATTCTTATATCCGGCTGCCAACTGGCAAAGCATTGTGGGATGCTCTTGAGGCTCAATATGGAGTATCTGACGCCGGGAGTGAGTTGTATATCATGGAGCAGTTCCTTGAGTACAGGATGGTCGAAGACCGTTCTGTAGTGGAACAGGCTCATGAAATACATACTCTGGCAAAAGATCTCAAAAATTGCAGCAAAGAGTCCCCATGTGTGTTACCCAATAAGTTTGTGGCCGGAGGTATAATCTCTAAGCTgccaccttcttggagggactttGCTACTTCTCTAAAATACAAGAGACAGGAGTTCACAATAGATGGATTCATAgggactcttgatgttgaggagaaggcgagAGCAAAGGACATACATGGGAAAGGAATTGTTGGTGCTTCAAGTGCCAATCTTGTTCAAAAGAACAACTCCCACAAGAATAAGAAAAAGCCACCGCAGAACCAACCAAAGACTAAGAAGACAACcacttttaagaagaagaagaagacgggAGCTTGCTATGTGTGCGCTAGTACGGATCACTTTGCCGCAAAGTGTCCGAACCGCAAAGGCAACGACTCCGCCAACATGGTTATTAGCGAGCCTGGAGGAACATCGGGGTACG accggcGGGACTTCCTCCTTGCTGATGGGGAACGGATCACATGCGCGTGTTCTTAG